A single genomic interval of Corvus hawaiiensis isolate bCorHaw1 chromosome 5, bCorHaw1.pri.cur, whole genome shotgun sequence harbors:
- the CCDC158 gene encoding LOW QUALITY PROTEIN: coiled-coil domain-containing protein 158 (The sequence of the model RefSeq protein was modified relative to this genomic sequence to represent the inferred CDS: inserted 2 bases in 1 codon; substituted 1 base at 1 genomic stop codon) has translation MQMQLERDALQESRQXESQSQENVKTQLKSTAGELEAASQQQDEALREAGSQNEHLTKVVHSLEELLLESRGILMDCKDSMGRKLCEHEDVTSLLIHSLSTAFRDVLRDLDSEVSHLKEKVVLVEEELQSLTKDSQTRRELVLQQRQIRGQARISNSVHSHRVCHLESTVGQLHSKSGETKRIHENKVKDLQQLHRAHSQAAEAETDQAQHGQESGNPDDQIHQLLTKLHKKEIELSLEKEQNKRFWDQNTDKSITMEQLRRQLDNRNMQLQSMERALKEMRMECRRQMECQMAAIEEKNESIGRLSSLTVQLEMTEEALGKVTEALAAKQRHLEAAEQTVSDLVTCLQEKERALGATSQEIRELRSQLGSRMQEVQHVKSEEGRLHKVQLECEMLKLRVFEKERIIEIFQKQMDNMTQIVGQHSQTAGAMEVEKSQLKKEINDWKLKAEELKSAKDEKEARIREMEARLSELELEKAQLINTCTEKLQALNDAELEKDELVQELQAGQRELAGRAETFEDLKRNYQGEIKEMANTANRLKMQLKSAQAELKQARTALKTVEGSDGNALEAAVRMQKQITAKRGQIDALQSKIKFLEEAMANAAKEKHYLREENSKLRQKLSCIRAENIRIAGDLEILRSQDKQLKEKLSKKMETALDKASLQFAECQRIIQCQEQEAMRCRLQHTLDVRELQGPGYSSASASGKLQHLVPLSHLHSAFQPAALHLPSSAPQMPSKDILKEEPLQDIXRILQELTSSDSDISSVDLSSNGGRQSPITTIRNAVGPACSRPADLQSQDVSLLFTSLGNSPVCSAAPRYTSSPRQVSQEGRYRARSPVHFLLTTPPDDLAAGPAASPEHSPASGKVGFLEGAVTAPQIASQSRETSEPTPKSLQNKMESLQNLVESLQIKKQATSPMIRTQEAKTKKSKEKERKLCK, from the exons ATGCAAATGCAGTTGGAAAGAGATGCACTTCAGGAGAGCAG ACAATAGGAGTCTCAGAGCCAAGAGAATGTAAAAACACAGTTAAAAAGTActgctggagagctggaagctgccagccagcagcaggacgAGGCACTGAGGGAGGCTGGCAGCCAAAATGAGCACCTGACAAAGGTGGTCCACAGCCTTGAGGAATTACTTCTGGAATCACGTGGCATCCTAATGGACTGCAAAGACAGCATGGGCAGGAAGCTCTGTGAGCATGAGGACGTGACCAGCCTGCTCATCCACAGCCTGAGCACGGCATTTCGTGATGTCTTGCGGGATTTGGACTCAGAGGTGTCACACCTCAAAGAAAAGGTGGTCCTG GTGGAAGAAGAACTTCAGTCACTGACCAAAGATTCACAGACCCGAAGAGAACTTGTGCTCCAGCAACGTCAAATTAG AGGACAAGCAAGAATCTCAAATTCAGTGCATTCACATCGAGTCTGTCACCTGGAATCCACAGTTGGTCAGCTCCATTCCAAGTCAGGAGAAACCAAGAGGATCCATGAAAACAAG GTCAAAGACCTGCAGCAGTTGCACCGAGCTcattctcaggcagcagaagcGGAGACAGACCAGGCACAACATGGCCAAGAATCTGGAAATCCAGATGACCAGATTCATCAACTGCTG ACTAAACTCCATAAAAAAGAGATAGAACTAAGCCTagaaaaagagcagaacaaGCGATTTTGGGATCAGAACACAGACAAGAGCATCACcatggagcagctcaggaggCAGCTGGACAACAGGAACATGCAGCTGCAGAGCATGGAAAGGGCACTGAAGGAAATGAGGATGGAGTGTCGCAGACAGATGGAGTGCCAG ATGGCTGcaattgaggaaaaaaatgaaagcattggAAGACTCTCCTCTTTGACTGTGCAGCTGGAGATGACCGAGGAAGCACTCGGCAAAGTCACGGAAGCTCTTGCAGCCAAACAGAGGCATTTGGAGGCTGCTGAGCAAACAGTGTCAGATCTGGTGACCTgtctgcaggagaaggagagagCCCTTGGGGCTACCAGCCAGGAAATCAGGGAGCTGCGTTCCCAGCTTGGCAGCAGGATGCAGGAGGTCCAGCATGTGAAGAGTGAAGAGGGCCGCTTACACAAGGTGCAGTTGGAGTGCGAGATGCTGAAGCTGCGTGTGTTCGAGAAGGAAAGGATCATTGAGATCTTCCAAAAGCAAATGGATAACATGACCCAGATCGTGGGCCAGCACAGTCAAACAGCTGGAGCAATGGAAGTGGAGAAATCCcagctgaaaaaagaaataaatgactGGAAACTCAAAGCAGAAGAGCTTAAG AGTGCAAAGGATGAGAAAGAAGCCAGAATACGTGAAATGGAGGCCAGGCTGAgcgagctggagctggaaaaggCTCAGCTGATTAACACATGCACCGAGAAGCTCCAGGCACTGAACGATGCAGAACTGGAAAAAGATGAGCTCGTgcaggagctccaggctggCCAGAGGGAGCTAGCTGGCCGTGCAG AGACATTTGAAGATTTGAAGAGGAATTACCAGGGTGAAATCAAGGAGATGGCAAATACTGCAAATAGACTGAAAATGCAGTTGAAATCGGCCCAAGCTGAACTGAAACAGGCCAGGACTGCTCTAAAGACTGTGGAGGGATCTGATGGCAATG ctctggaagCTGCAGTGAGAATGCAGAAGCAGATCACAGCCAAGAGAGGACAGATAGATGCACTACAGAGCAAGATTAAATTCTTGGAAGAGGCAATGGCAAACGCAGCTAAG GAGAAGCATTatctcagagaagaaaatagtaAACTAAGGCAAAAATTGAGCTGTATTAGAGCAGAAAATATCAGGATTGCTGGGGACCTGGAGATCCTGAGATCACAAGAcaaacagctgaaagaaaaactaTCTAAGAAGATGGAGACAGCCCTTGATAAG GCATCCCTGCAGTTTGCGGAGTGCCAGCGCATCATccagtgccaggagcaggaagcCATGCgctgcaggctgcagcacaCCTTGGATGTGAGA gagctgcagggcccAGGCTACTCCTCAGCTTCTGCTTCAGGGAAGCTGCAGCACCTTGTGCCTCTGTCCCACCTACACTCGgctttccagccagctgccctgcacctgcccagctctgcccctcag atgcCTTCCAAGGACATTTTGAAGGAAGAACCATTGCAGGATAT GAGGATTCTTCAAGAGTTAACAAGTTCAGACAGTGACATTTCCTCTGTGGATCTCAGCAGCAATGGTGGGAGACAATCCCCCATAACAACCATAAGGAATGCAGT GGGTCCTGCCTGCTCACGTCCTGCAGATCTTCAGTCCCAAGATGTTTCCCTGCTCTTTACATCCCTTG GAAACTCACCCGTCTGCTCAGCAGCACCTCGTTACACGTCCTCCCCCAGGCAAGTCTCTCAGGAGGGCAGATACAGAGCAAGATCTCCAGTACATTTCCTCTTAACTACTCCACCTGATGACCTTgcagctggccctgctgcctcaccagagcacagcccagcctcagGGAAGGTTGGCTTTCTGGAGGGAGCAGTCACAGCCCCACAAATAG cttCTCAGTCCAGGGAAACTAGTGAGCCCACACCAAAGAGTCTACAGAACAAGATGGAAAGCCTGCAAAACCTGGTGGAATCGTTACAGATAAAAAAACAAG